The DNA sequence CGCTGGTTGTTAATGAACATGAGCGGTTTCTGCCACGTCCGACTGTTAGGCAGCAGCCTCGGGACCCGTCTAACTGCTGAGACAGACCGCCGGTTAACTGTCTTCACCCACACTTTGCTGTTGCTTTTATTAACCCGCGAGCTAACGGTGGCTAGCTGGTGTTAGCTTGTCAATGCGGCCAGTAGCAGACTAATAGCTGTAGCGTCAATGGCCAGTTTCACCGAGCTACGTAACGGAAATGTACGTTATTGTTGCTCAGCCGCTTTAATCTAATGGCGTTGAACCAATCGGCCTGAAAAATGTTAACGTAACGTGCTAACCGTCACGTTTACTGTTGACTAAAGCTTTGTTCATGGCACGTTGGTTCGCAGTTTGTCGCCAGCTAGCTAGCCTGGCTAGCTGCTGTCAGATCTTTGGTACCGCCCATACTAGTTAAGTAAATATTATTATGCGCTTGTCGATGACCTGCTGTTAGCgtgtacatttatttaatatcgTCCGGAGGTTCTCCGTTAGTGTCAGAGGCAGCGACAGTCATTTTGCGCATTGTAAATGGGGAGATGCTAACTTTGTTTGTCACAGCTTAGCCCAGCTACCATTAGCATCTCAATGCGTCATCGGCCTGCGCTTGCTCAACACCAGTGTTGCTATAGACCCCGTCGAAGTTAGCTCAGCTGGTCTGCTGTCACTCATTTTTTCTCGCTGACACTTCATCGTCCGTCTTAAATTTAAAACTAATTATTCGTTGCAATGTAGTAATAAAATACGTCTCTCATGTACCGCTATGTTTAGTGAAAACCTGGACTCAGATTACATACAGCCGACACAGCTTTATCTCATTCGCTTTGCTCTGCCAGTCATTACAAAATCACTGTCACTGCTCATGATGAATATACAACTAATATAACTGATGTGCTTTTGAACAGAGGAAGGAGCTGATACGTGGTCATGGATGCCAGTAAAGGTAAAGACAAATGTAATTGATTTTTGCCGCGACACAGCACACAGCTATTGCGAAAATGTCTTGTTCTGACTTGTTCTCGTTTAATTGCTGGAAATAAAAACGACCACAGTATTCAATACAGAGTTGAACGTTCATCAGTTCTGATTCAGTCTAAACAATAACAGTGTTTTTATTAATGCTGTTGTATTGGttaaattgtgtttattttgtgtccaCTGCAGATTATTCCACTCGATAACTATTAATAAATGGAGTGACACAGCTTACTTTGGATAATTTTACTTATGGTAGTGTACACctgcatgttttgtgttgtttcggAAGGTAAAGGTGATCAAGGGATGCAAAATCCAGGTGGGCAGATGGACAAACCTGTCAGCTTTCACTTCTTGGAAAGGTCAGTACCATGTCTCTGCCATGTGGGTTACAGCTTTGGATATAATTATTAGGCCACAAGTTGCCGTCTATACAACAGGCCTTCACCAAtgatcattttgtttgcatTGTATGAGTTAAATACTCGACACCAAAGGGTCTTGTAATAATGCAACACATACAATATGTTACATttgaaaatacatatatttcgACATTCCCATTAGAtggctgaaaacatttttaagtgactgtgtttgtgtgcattaaCTGTATATGTAAAGTTAACTGATAGTCCAAACTAAATTATCAATCAACAATGccgaaagaagaaaaatgatgcGAGATGGTGAGAAGACAGCCATCTTGGTCTCTTACAAAGAGGGATATAGTGAGAGAGGCCAACCTGGAATCAGCTAAAGAGCTGTCTATTacaaacttttaaagaaaacatagtATGGCTTTGCCAAGAACCGCAAAGCCAGAAAACATTGTTTCCAAAGCTGTAAAAGGTAAATAATTGGACTTGGTATTTGGAAAGATTGTCAGCTTGTTATTGTTCACATCATTGTCTGAACAAGTAAACAGGGCAATGGAAGACATTGCTAGCTTATTTTGCTTCTTATCATGCTGGTATCTGAAAGTCTAAGcctatctttttttaaacaccaaTTACTACAGATAAAGTTATCTTACACAGTGATCATAAGGTGACTCAGAGAATTCATGTTTACGTGTTCCGGGGCCTTTGATATTATTACCTGTATGtgcatatactgtataaaaATGCAAAGCTTGAGGTCATAATTACCAGTTGATGTATTTGGCACTGAGCAGCCAAAGGATTGCAGTTTCAGTAACATCACCATTATCTAATCATGGTACTGTGTAAATCCCAAGTGCTGACTTGTGTGTGATCTAGAGAAATGTGACCGTGGCATcatcatatttattatttttgttgaccttattttaaatagttaaattttaaaaaatacacatataaaTGTATAATCACATAAAGTTATCCAATCATGGTTTAGTCCAGTGAGTAATTTTACTCTTCTGTATAGTATCGCACAAAAATATTTCGTACATGTAAAGTAAAACCTGTTTTTGGATTAGTGACTTTCTGTAGTCAACAGAGAAGGCTGATGAATAAAGCAATTGACACCCCCATCCTATAAAAGCGTCCATTGGTTGTTGCCAACTACACTAGCTACTGGTTATTCACCACACTGGGTTCACGATTATTGTGTTGCTTGTAAAACACTCTTCATTATTGTAGGTTTTATATAGAAGATTTAAGTTCAGATCAGGTCTAATGTTTGTCTTCTCTTACAGCATGCTTCCCAAAGCAGTGAAAAGGCGAGTGCATGCCTTGAAAAGGCTACAGGTGCAATGTGCTAACATAGAGGCTAAATTCTACGAGGAGGTCCATGAGCTAGAGAGGAAGTATGCTGCTCTCTATCAGCCACTGTTTGACAAGGTATGCTAAGTAATGTTTTCCTGACCTTATTTTACTTGCGTGTTACAGTAAACATATAGactgttttgcacattttacgTTGCTTAAAACAGTAAATACTATAAGAAAGactactgaaaataaaagtgtcatatttattaaaataccaaatatttaAGAATCACTGTGTTGTGCTCTGCACTAGCGGGTGTTTAAATATGTCCCTCTGGTCTGACTTGAGGGTGCACTCTGGTGCTATATTGAAAACTACCACAACGAGTAGTCGACTGCCCCTTTGTCAGTCAAGGCTATTTCCAGAGATAGTGACAAGAACTCTGCCATTCTCAATCACAGGGGAGAGTGGCAGCTGTAATCCTGCTGCACCTGTCTGCTTTGAGTatgtcatgtgtgtgtgtcaatcTCTCTCTCAAATAGTGTTAATGTCCACGTGCTAGCTGAAAATAATTCAGCTGAACCAAAAGAATGTTTGTCATATGCAGACAATTCACACTAATCTAATACGTTGCTAAAATAATTAACTTCGccataatgtgtgtgtgtgtgtgtgtgtgtgtgtgtgtgtgtgtgtgtgtgtgtgtgtgtgtgtgtgtgtgtcacagagaCGAGAGATTGTCACAGGAACAGTGGAGCCCACAGACGAGGAGTGTGAGTGGCAAAGCGacaaggaagaagaggaggagctggCTGTAAGTTCAGATTTGGTGTGTCCACAGAGCTTGATCGAGCTTCTGGTTTTTCACAGCAAAGGATAAGACATTTTTCTTACAACCAAACCTGGATCCTATAAATGATTCAATGAGTGTGCTGAGATTGGCCTCTGTAGATCGGTGGATTTAGATTTGTTATGAAACTATCAGTACATCATTACCCATCACTGTGATTATTACAGATGGATCAGAGCAATGCCAATAAGGTTTGCAGTTGCTGCCACGCCTTTAGTATTCagcactgttttcttttttatgaatgtataatttttttaaaaagcaggttTCTTGAAAAACATTCTCATGAAAGCTCAAAAATTTGGTTTTAATGCAAAACACAAGCACGAACTAACTGTGATGATAGCTGTTTTGCGAATGGCCAGTCTtgctgtgattttgtgtgtcaaAGCTATTGGGAAGAACTGTGTCTGGTAAATAGATATTGATCTCAGTCAGTTGTTTTGAAAACTTAAACTAAATTGTTTAGACTTTTTTGAACACTGAATTGTCATGATTACTCTGCTTGTAGGCGGAGGTAAAGGAAAAAGCTGCTATTGAGGATGCAAAGAAAGAGGAAGCCACGCCAGAGGAAGACCCTAAGGGCATCCCTGAATTCTGGCTTACTATATTCAAGAGTGTGGACATGCTCAGTGACATGCTACAGGTACATTTCAATAACCACCTGTGTCATTTTGCCACATTTCTGAACAGCGTTGTGAGTCTCTGACTGTTGATCTCCTATCAGGAACACGATGAACCCATCCTAAAACACCTGAAAGATATTCAAGTCAAGTTTTCTGAGCCAGGACAGCCAATGGTCAGTGTCAGCATGGGGTTATACTGCACCTATATAATTGTAATTTTGTAAACTAAAACGTCAAGTCAAATTATCCTTTCTCTCGCAGAGTTTCACATTAGAGTTCCACTTTGAGCCCAATGGTTACTTCAACAATGCAGTTCTCACTAAAGTCTACAAGATGAAGTCAGAGCCTGATGCCTCAGATCCTTTCTCATTTGAGGGACCGGAGATCATTGACTGTGAAGGGTGAGGGCCAGAGCACACAAAACTGCTTGTTAAACTGCGGTTTGACACATATGATGAAGTAAAAATAGATACTGTGTGGTTAGCAAAACATTTCTGTTCACTTTTTCTATATTAATCTCTTGACTTTGCATCCCACATATCAGCCTCCTCTTGGCACATCTTCCAACTTTTCCCTTTTTGCGTCCCTGCTTTCTGCTGTCTCTCACTGTTTGTTCACTTGCTCTCTCCAGCTGTCAGATAGATTGGCACAAGGGAAAGGATGTGACAGTGAAAACTATtaagaagaagcagaagcatAAAGGCCGTGGCACCGTCCGCACTGTTACCAAACAGGTTCCCAATGACTCTTTCTTCAACTTCTTTAATCCTGTCAAAGGTGAGAGCTCACACAAGAGCAGACAAAATGCTGTGTGTTTCTCTGGGAGTCTAAATGCAACATTCCTAGCAGTAACTCCCACTAGTTTTTGGCACTTTCTGTATGTATAGCACATAGCAGTAAGCCCTGAAATGTAAAGATTTGCTCTGTTAACTGTTTATATACATGGGCAAACTCCTCGCAGAAATCCTAAATCACTGAAAGCTGTTAGGAGAAAGAAAGCGCACTACTGGATAGTTaacatgtctgtgtttacatgcaGGTTGTTTAGCAACATGTTTGCATTTAGCGTGTTGACAGTTGGTTGTGCATTAAGCTGAACTCAACAGCAGGTGGCACCAGATCCTCTTATTATGTTAGAGTGTTGAAGACTGCTGTGTGTAGGTGGAACATTTGGCATGTTGCTTTCTGTAGTTGGACTTCGGAACTTTTACATCAGCTTTGGTTTTACTATTATTTTCCATTGTGAcgagtgtgtttttgtggagctTTTGTGATTTAAGGACTGACACTAAAATGTGAGGTCATGATGAGACTGAAGAAATAAGTCTGTCTACCCACGACATGGAAAAACTTTCAAATTACTTGTGTGTCAAGTTTATTTGTAgcacttgtttttaaaaaaaagcaaaagcagaCATCCTAAtaagagtaaaaaataaataaatactaaattgTTTAAAGGCCTTTAGCTTGTTAcgtaaatgaataaattctcTCTGTTAGTTTAATTATTGAAACCAAACCCTTTGGACTAAGGGAGCCTTAACAGCACAATTGGTTGCATTAAAGATAGGAGAGTTCAGTCTAGAAGCGTTTGTTCAGTTGAATAAACATGAGGTGAATAATAGACTGACAGTCCTCTTTAGTCAGAAGTCTTGAAATACAGAATTGTTCCTCAGAGAATCATTAAGTTAGGCAGAATACACCTTAATTCAGTGACTCCACTGAGCTTACCTGTTAAACATGTCTGGACTTATTCTGACTTCTTGTGTTGACCTGATCATTCATTGGCTGAGCAAATGTTTGTCTTACTGGTTCAGTCATAGGCTTGGTGTATGACTGGTTGATATAAAACTCCTTGTCTTCTGTGCTAAGGTGTGCAGCTCTGGGACTGAGATATCCATTACTGAATCAgcatcacttgctgaacataTCCGTTGTTTTATGAAGATTCATTGTAGATTTGTTTAATGGACAACCAAATTTGAATTGAATTAGGATGTAGCTGCCACAGAAAATTTGGGTTTCGATGAAAGAGGGTAGAAAGTAATAAAAGTTGGGTTGTAAAAGTTACTGAACTGActttagttttaaaatgtaatgctCCACTGTGAATATACAGTCCAGGCAGAGCTACTGAGGTGACATTCTGCACCTAAACTGGTGGAAATCTCCTGTGATATatgacaataataacaatagtaaCAGCAATAATAGGACTTTTACATACATACGTACAATGGAACTAGTAGGCTATCATGCACTATATTTATAAGAATAACATAAGGGCCATTTTTCTTAATGTATGCTGATGATCATACTGTATTATAATAATGTTGTAGAATACATAATGAAATTCTGACCTGTGTACTGTATAGTATGTATAGTCTCTGCATTTCTAAAGGATGAGAAAGGATCACATGATGTCacctttagtcatttttttcgGCTGGGTGGTGCAGCACAGCTGTTTGCTAATGGTCTGCCACTTTCTATGGATGATGACCTCACTTTGTGATGCCATTAATTAAAAGCATAACTTGAAGTGAGCTTTGAGATGTTGATTTGATTACAACTAATCCCGATGAGCTGAGAAAGCTGTTCTAAAATGTGTGACACCTGAATGTCTTAAACTGACTTAACtggtcatttaaaaatgaatgtgacTTTTAAAATCTCATTGTTCCAACTTGAACTTTTTTAATTACCTTATAAAGTCATAGTAAAGCAGTGTGTTGAGGTTCTAAATTTGTGTTTGTCCTTTTACCCCACAGCTTCACCAGATGGAGAAATGGTGGGTGAAATGTTGCTTATTCTTCATAAAATCATTATTGCCTTTCATTGGGTTCAGTCTGTCAGATTTACTGCTGTGTGAAAATCGTCTGCGTGTTCTTGTTTCATAGGACGAAGACTCTGAGTTCACCTTAGCCACAGACTTCGAGATCGGTCATTTCTTCCGTGAAAGAATAGTTCCCAGAGCAGTGCTGTATTTCACTGGAGAGGCCCTGGAAGATGACGAGAGTGTGAGTGTTTTtcctcatgcacacacacatttttagacATCAACATAAAAAAAGCTAATATTCTGAAGCCTCAAAATGGGATGTTTGTGGTTTCACTCCTTTTGAGGATATGAAACGTTACACTGTTGGGTGTTTTAACACttgcttttgtttgtattgtagtttgaagaggaggagctggaagaaggagatgaagaggTTAGTAAATGTGCTTTCACTCCGTAACATTACATTTGATCTGAAATAACAAACGGcttttatttgctgttatttgggTGTGCAACTGCCTCAACGCTAAGCTTTAAAATGATACCCGTCCTTGTGTAAACAAACGTGGGTTGTTTGCGTGTCTTAGTGTCCTGCCTTTGTGTCTCAGGAACAAGATGAGGagggtgatga is a window from the Amphiprion ocellaris isolate individual 3 ecotype Okinawa chromosome 3, ASM2253959v1, whole genome shotgun sequence genome containing:
- the nap1l4a gene encoding nucleosome assembly protein 1-like 4a isoform X2, which produces MDASKGKGDQGMQNPGGQMDKPVSFHFLESMLPKAVKRRVHALKRLQVQCANIEAKFYEEVHELERKYAALYQPLFDKRREIVTGTVEPTDEECEWQSDKEEEEELAAEVKEKAAIEDAKKEEATPEEDPKGIPEFWLTIFKSVDMLSDMLQEHDEPILKHLKDIQVKFSEPGQPMSFTLEFHFEPNGYFNNAVLTKVYKMKSEPDASDPFSFEGPEIIDCEGCQIDWHKGKDVTVKTIKKKQKHKGRGTVRTVTKQVPNDSFFNFFNPVKASPDGEMDEDSEFTLATDFEIGHFFRERIVPRAVLYFTGEALEDDESFEEEELEEGDEEEQDEEGDEDDDEGDFDPKGKDSKCARATASKIGRFVHKKVVPKAAEYLEKALEDDENEQDEEGDEDDDGDFDPKDKDSKHTRATASKIGHFICKKVVPKAAQYFRKALEDEESSEEEELEEGDEEA
- the nap1l4a gene encoding nucleosome assembly protein 1-like 4a isoform X1; its protein translation is MDASKGKGDQGMQNPGGQMDKPVSFHFLESMLPKAVKRRVHALKRLQVQCANIEAKFYEEVHELERKYAALYQPLFDKRREIVTGTVEPTDEECEWQSDKEEEEELAAEVKEKAAIEDAKKEEATPEEDPKGIPEFWLTIFKSVDMLSDMLQEHDEPILKHLKDIQVKFSEPGQPMSFTLEFHFEPNGYFNNAVLTKVYKMKSEPDASDPFSFEGPEIIDCEGCQIDWHKGKDVTVKTIKKKQKHKGRGTVRTVTKQVPNDSFFNFFNPVKASPDGEMDEDSEFTLATDFEIGHFFRERIVPRAVLYFTGEALEDDESFEEEELEEGDEEEQDEEGDEDDDEGDFDPKGKDSKCARATASKIGRFVHKKVVPKAAEYLEKALEDDENEQDEEGDEDDDGDFDPKDKDSKHTRATASKIGHFICKKVVPKAAQYFRKALEDEESSEEEELEEGDEEKEQPQPAECKQQ
- the nap1l4a gene encoding nucleosome assembly protein 1-like 4a isoform X3, which translates into the protein MDASKGKGDQGMQNPGGQMDKPVSFHFLESMLPKAVKRRVHALKRLQVQCANIEAKFYEEVHELERKYAALYQPLFDKRREIVTGTVEPTDEECEWQSDKEEEEELAAEVKEKAAIEDAKKEEATPEEDPKGIPEFWLTIFKSVDMLSDMLQEHDEPILKHLKDIQVKFSEPGQPMSFTLEFHFEPNGYFNNAVLTKVYKMKSEPDASDPFSFEGPEIIDCEGCQIDWHKGKDVTVKTIKKKQKHKGRGTVRTVTKQVPNDSFFNFFNPVKASPDGEMDEDSEFTLATDFEIGHFFRERIVPRAVLYFTGEALEDDESFEEEELEEGDEEEQDEEGDEDDDEGDFDPKKEQPQPAECKQQ